The following are from one region of the Candidatus Hydrogenedentota bacterium genome:
- a CDS encoding NAD(P)(+) transhydrogenase (Re/Si-specific) subunit beta translates to MHGVVEIVLAVAILLGIRLMGAPETAVRGNRLAALSLLTAILLVLWSQELLALPLVLVSLLAGAVLGLVLAVRVTMLQMPQLVALLNGLGGAASLLTAFAAAEVSAHAGNLYDLVTGGLAVAVGGVTLSGSLVAAAKLHRLLPQQPLRFPLGVRIAGAILIVLFVLLITLGGGLGGPGIMMGLTLLAAGALVFGALFALPVGGADMPITISLLNATSGIAASICGFVVDDAFLVAAGAVVGAAGLILTRVMCAAINRSLLQVLTGATMAGANAPAADAVAASEPAAGGAPLDSAGGPAPAAFDPVEALLEANRIIIIPGYGMALGEAEGPVRDLYELLDHLGKDVRFAIHPVAGRMPGHMTVLLADVDIPYDKMVQLQEVNSEFAQTDVALVVGACDVVNPAAITARGTPIYGMPILHAHDARNVIVCNADTKPGYSGIENPLYGRENVVLLLGNAATTLETLLHDLESRIASRQQTGP, encoded by the coding sequence ATGCATGGTGTGGTCGAGATTGTGTTGGCCGTCGCGATTCTTTTGGGAATCCGGCTGATGGGCGCGCCGGAAACGGCGGTCCGGGGCAATCGCCTGGCCGCCTTGAGCCTCCTGACCGCAATTCTGCTCGTTCTCTGGTCTCAAGAGTTGCTGGCGCTGCCGCTCGTTCTCGTTTCGCTGTTGGCGGGAGCTGTTCTGGGTCTGGTGCTCGCGGTCCGGGTAACGATGCTGCAGATGCCGCAGCTGGTGGCGCTGCTGAACGGGCTTGGCGGCGCGGCGTCCCTGCTGACGGCGTTCGCGGCGGCCGAAGTGTCCGCGCACGCAGGCAATCTGTATGACCTCGTGACGGGGGGATTGGCTGTTGCCGTTGGGGGTGTTACGTTGAGCGGAAGCCTTGTCGCGGCTGCGAAGTTGCACCGCCTGCTCCCCCAGCAACCCTTGCGCTTCCCGCTTGGGGTGCGGATTGCGGGGGCGATTCTCATTGTCCTGTTCGTTCTTCTGATTACGCTGGGAGGCGGTCTGGGCGGACCGGGTATCATGATGGGACTCACGCTCCTGGCTGCTGGCGCTTTGGTCTTCGGGGCGCTGTTCGCCTTGCCCGTTGGCGGCGCTGACATGCCCATCACGATATCGCTGCTGAACGCGACGTCGGGAATCGCCGCAAGCATCTGCGGCTTTGTGGTGGATGACGCCTTCCTCGTGGCCGCGGGCGCGGTCGTCGGCGCGGCGGGGCTGATTCTGACGCGCGTGATGTGCGCGGCCATAAACCGCTCGCTTCTTCAGGTGCTGACGGGCGCCACGATGGCGGGGGCGAACGCGCCCGCAGCCGATGCTGTCGCCGCGTCCGAACCCGCTGCGGGCGGAGCGCCGCTTGATTCGGCCGGTGGCCCCGCTCCGGCCGCCTTTGACCCCGTCGAGGCTCTTCTTGAGGCGAACAGAATCATCATCATTCCTGGCTACGGCATGGCGCTCGGCGAAGCGGAGGGTCCGGTACGGGACCTCTATGAACTGCTTGACCACCTGGGCAAAGACGTTCGGTTTGCCATCCATCCCGTGGCGGGCCGCATGCCGGGCCACATGACGGTGCTGCTTGCCGACGTTGATATTCCGTATGACAAGATGGTGCAACTCCAAGAAGTCAACTCCGAGTTTGCCCAGACCGACGTGGCGCTTGTCGTTGGCGCGTGTGACGTGGTGAACCCCGCGGCTATCACCGCAAGAGGCACGCCCATCTATGGCATGCCCATCCTGCATGCGCATGACGCCAGAAACGTGATCGTCTGTAATGCGGACACGAAACCAGGATACTCCGGCATCGAGAATCCCTTGTACGGCCGCGAGAATGTCGTGCTCCTTCTTGGTAATGCCGCGACAACGCTGGAGACGCTCCTGCATGACCTGGAATCGCGCATCGCTTCCCGGCAACAGACGGGGCCATGA